Sequence from the Streptomyces sp. NBC_00358 genome:
CTGGTCTGGCTCCTGCTCTGCGCGCTTCTGGTCAGCTTCATGCCCCGGCTCCTGGCCCGCCAGTTCCAGCGCCTCGGGGAGCGCCAGGGCACCTTCCGCGTGACCGTCACGGACGCCGGGGTGACGGTCGCCACGGACAACTCCAGCACCGCGCTCACCTGGGGCGCGCAGCCCCGCTACCGGGAGACGGAGGACGTCTTCGTCATGCTCAGCCCCGACAAGAACGCCAGTTGCTTCACCGTGCTGCCCAAGCGCGCCGTACGCACCCCCGAGGACGTCGACCGGCTGCGGGCGATCCTCGACCGCCATCTGACCCGCGTCTGAGCCCGCGGGGCTCTCACGTGCCGGCCCCCGGGGAGGGTGCTCAGCCCTTCGCCGCCGCGCACTCCGCGCACGTACCGAAGATCTCCACCGTGTGGGCCACGTTCACATAGCCGTGCTCCGCGGCGATGGCCTCCGCCCACTTCTCCACCGCCGGGCCCTCCACCTCCACGGCCTTGCCGCAGACACGGCAGACGAGGTGGTGGTGGTGCTCGCCGCTGGAGCAGCGCCGGTAGACGGACTCGCCCTCCGAGGTGCGCAGCACGTCGACCTCGCCGGCGTCGGCGAGGGACTGGAGCGTTCGGTAGACGGTCGTGAGCCCGACCGAGTCGCCCTTGTGCTTGAGCATGTCGTGGAGCTCCTGCGCGCTGCGGAACTCGGTCACCTCGTCGAGCGCGGCCGCCACGGCGGCACGCTGCCGGGTGGAACGGCCCCGGACGGGCGATCCAGCGGTTGTCACCGTTGCCTCCTCACGTCTGCCCTTGCCCGGCCATTGTGCCAGTCCGGGCTGTGCCCGGTCAGACGCCGACCGTGCTCTCCGGGCCGCGGGTGGCCGGAATCGCGCACTCCGTGGGGTCCTGGCCCGGCTGCGCCGCCGTCCGCGCCGCGCTCGCCGCACGGGCCCGGCGCCGGGCCAGCGGCGACGCCAGTGCCGTCAGCGCGATGAAGGCGGCGATGGTCAGCAGCACGATCGTCGAGCCGGGCGGCACATCCTGGTAGAACGACGTCACCGTGCCGCCGATCGTCACGCTCACCCCGATCGCCACCGCGCCGGCGAAGGTCGCCGCGAAGCTCCGGGTGAGCTGCTGGGCCGCCGCCACCGGGACGACCATGAGCGCGCTCACCAGCAGCAGGCCGACCACCCGCATCGCGACGGTCACCGTGACCGCCGCCGTGACCGCCGTCAGCAGGTTCAGGGCGCGCACCGGCAGACCGGTCACCCGCGCGAACTCCTCGTCCTGGCTGACCGCGAACAACTGCCGTCGCAGCCCCAGGGTGACGAGCAGGACGAAGGCGCCCAGCAGGCAGATCGCCGTCACGTCGGACTCGCTCACCGTCGACAGCGAGCCGAAGAGGTACGAGGTCAGGTTGGCGTTCGAGCCGCCCGGCGCGAGGTTGATGAACATCACGCCGCCCGCCATGCCCCCGTAGAAGAGCATGGCCAGCGCGATGTCACCGCGCGTCTTCCCGTACCAGCGGATCAGCTCCATGAGTACGGCGCCCAGCACGGACACGGCCGTCGCCATCCACACCGGTGACGTGTTGAGCAGGAAGCCGAGGCCGACGCCCGTCATCGCCACATGGCCGATGCCGTCGCCCATCAGGGCCTGACGGCGCTGGACGAGGTAGATGCCGACGGCGGGCGCGATGACGCCCACCAGGACGGCGGCGAGCAGCGCCCGCTGCATGAAGGCGTAGTCGAGGATGTCCATCAGCTCAGGAGTCCCGTCCGGATCGGTTCGGCGTCGTGAGCCGCGTGCGGGTGTACGTGGTCGTGGCCGGGCAGGGCGTGCTGGCCGACCGCTCTCGGCGGCGGGCCGTCGTGCAGGACGCAGCCGTCGCGCAGCACGACTGCGCGGTCGATCAGCGGCTCCAGCGGGCCCAGCTCGTGCAGGACGAGCAGCACGGAGGTGCCCTGGGCGACCTGGTCGCGCAGGGCGGCGGCCAGTACCTCCTGGCTGGCGAGGTCCACGCCCGCCATCGGCTCGTCCATGATCAGCAGTTCGGGTTCGCAGGCCAGCGCGCGGGCGATGAGGACCCGCTGGTGCTGTCCGCCCGACAGGGCGTTCACGGAGTCCTTGGCACGGTCGGCCATCCCGACGAGCTCCAGGGCCCGCCGTACGGCCGCGTGATCGGCCTTGCGCAGGATCCCGAAGCGGGCCCGGGACAGCCGCCCCGAGGCGACGATCTCGGTCACCGTCGCCGGCACCCCGCCCGCCGCCGTGGTCCGCTGCGGGACGTAGCCCACCCGGTGCCAGTCGCGGAAGCGGCGGCGCGGAACGCCGAAGATCTCGATCTCGCCCGCGCTGACGGCGACCTGGCCGATGACACTGCGCACGGCGGTCGACTTGCCGGAGCCGTTGGCGCCGAGCAGCGCGACGACCTCCCCGCGGCGCACCGTGAGATCGATGCCGCGCAGGACCGGGCGCGAGCCCAGCTCCGCCCGCACACCGCGCAGGGACACGACGGACTCGTTCACGACGTCCTCCATGGTGATCACTTGGTGCCGAGCGCTGTCTGCAGCGCCTTCAGGTTCGACCGCATGACCTGCATGTAGTCGCTGCCCCTGGACTTGCCGGTGATGCCTTCGAGGGGGTCGAGGACATCCGTGCGGAGCCCTATGTCCCGGGCGATCGTGCCGGCCGTCCTGTCGCTGACGAGCGTCTCGTAGAACACCGTCGTGACGCCGTCGGCCTTCGCCAGGTTCTCCAGGCCCTTCACCCGGTTCGCGCTGGGCTCCGACTCCGGGTCGAGGCCGTTGACGGCCTCCTCGGTGAGCCCGTAGCGCTCGGCGAGGTAGCCGAACGCGGCGTGGGTGGTGATGAAGGTCCTGGTCCTGGTGTGCGCGAGACCGTCGCGGAACTCGGTGTCCAGCGTGGTGAACTTCTTCCGCAGGGCCGCCATGTTCTTCGCGTAGTCCGCGGCGTGCTTCGGGTCGGCCTTCTCCAGCGCGGCCGAGACGCCCTCGGCGACCTGGCCGAACCGCACCGGGTCGAGCCAGACGTGCGGGTCGGTGGCGCCCGACTCCTCGCCCTCGCTGTGGTCGTGGGCGGCGGCGTGTCCGCCGACCTCGTTGCCGTGCTTCTCCAGCGTCGTCAGCGAGGCGGCGTCGATCTTGGTCCTGACCCCGGACTGGGCCACCGCGTCGTCGACGGCCGGCTGGAGGTTCTTGAGGTAGAGGACGACGTCGGCGTCCTGGAGCCGCGCGGTCTCGCGGGCGCTGATCTCCAGGTCGTGCGGTTCCTGGCCGGGACGGGTCAGGTTCGTGACGTTCACATGGGTCCCGCCGATCTGCTCGGCGAGGTACTGGAGGGGATAGAACGACGCGACCACATCGAGTTCTCCGTTGCTCTTGGCGTCGGCCGAGGCGGAACCCGAGCAGGCCGTGAGGGCGCCGAGGCCGAGGGCGGTGGCCGCCACGGCCGAGGCCCCCGATATGAGGCGTCGTCGTACGTTCATGACACTCATTTTCAACAAATCTGGAAACGATTGTCAACAAGCCCTCGTCCGGGGGCCCGCGCACCCCCCGGCAACAGGCATCAAGCGGAACCAATCGGCAGTAAGCGGCCCACTCCGTGAACCGATTTGATACAGGGGTGGGCGACGCCGGTAACCTGAGGCATTCGCTGCCGTCCGTTCGTAATGAAGAGAGCACCGTGGCCGCCGACAAGATCGACACCATCGTCAGCCTGAGCAAGCGCCGTGGCTTCGTTTTCCCCAGTAGTGAGATCTACGGTGGACAGCGTGCCGCCTGGGACTACGGCCCGCTCGGCGTCGAGCTCAAGGAGAACATCAAGCGCCAGTGGTGGCGTTACATGGTCACCTCCCGTGAGGACGTCGTCGGTATCGACTCGTCGGTGATCCTGGCCACCGAGACCTGGGTCGCCTCCGGCCACGTCGCCACCTTCTCCGACCCGCTCACCGAGTGCACCTCCTGTCACAAGCGCTACCGCGCCGACCACCTGGAGGAGGCCTACGAGGCGAAGCACCACCGCCTCCCCGAGAACGGCCTCGCGGACATCAACTGCCCCAACTGCGGCAACAAGGGCATGTTCACCGAGCCCAAGCAGTTCTCCGGCCTGCTCAGCACCCACCTCGGCCCCACCCAGGACACCGGCTCGGTCGCCTACCTGCGCCCCGAGACCGCCCAGGGCATCTTCACCAACTTCGCCCAGGTGCAGACCACCTCGCGCCGCAAGCCGCCGTTCGGCATCGCGCAGATGGGCAAGTCCTTCCGCAACGAGATCACGCCCGGCAACTTCATCTTCCGGACCCGCGAGTTCGAGCAGATGGAGATGGAGTTCTTCGTCAAGCCGGGCGAGGACGAGAAGTGGCAGGAGTACTGGATGGAGCAGCGCTGGAACTGGTACACCGGTCTCGGCCTGCGCGCGGAGAACATGCGGTGGTTCGAGCACCCGCAGGAGAAGCTCTCCCACTACTCCAAGCGCACCGCCGACATCGAGTACCGCTTCCAGTTCGGCGGCAACGAGTGGGGTGAGCTGGAGGGCGTCGCCAACCGCACCGACTACGACCTCGGCGCGCACTCCAAGGCCTCCGGCCAGGACCTCTCCTACTTCGACCAGGAAGCCGGAGAGCGCTGGACCCCGTACGTCATCGAGCCCGCCGCCGGTGTCGGCCGCGCCATGCTCGCCTTCCTGCTCGACGCGTACGTCGAGGACGAGGCCCCGAACGCCAAGGGCAAGATGGAGAAGCGCACCGTGCTGCGCCTCGACCCGCGCCTCGCGCCCGTCAAGGTCGCGGTGCTGCCCCTGTCGCGCAACCCGGAGCTCTCGCCCAAGGCGAAGGGCCTGGCCACCGCGCTGCGCCAGAACTGGAACATCGACTTCGACGACGCCGGCGCCATCGGCCGCCGCTACCGCCGTCAGGACGAGATCGGTACCCCGTTCTGCGTCACCGTCGACTTCGACACCCTCGACGACAACGCCGTCACCGTGCGCGAGCGCGACTCGATGAAGCAGGAGCGTGTCTCGCTCGACCAGATCGAGGGCTACCTGGCCTCCCGTCTCGTCGGCTGCTGACCCGGCCTCCGGCCGAAGCGTTCACGAAGCCCCCGGTTCCCGCGCAGGGAACCGGGGGCTTCGCTTGTCCCGGACCATGGGGTGTCCGGGCGTCGGGGGCACCGGCGGCCGGCCCGGTTCCGGCCTCGGGCGCGCCGGTGGGTCTCAACGGCCTTGCAGGGCCTTCACGTTGTCGCCGAAGGTCCAGTTCTTCGAGCCGTCCCAGTTGACCGACCAGGTCATGAGTCCCTTGAGCGCGGTGCCGTAGTGCCGCCAGGCCTGGGAGACCAGGCTCGGCGCCATGTAGCCGCCTCCGGCGCCGGACTGCGCGGGCAGCCCCGGTACCTGCTTGTCGTAGGGGACCTTGATGGTGGTCCCCTGCACCACGAGCCCCTTGGCGAGACAGTCCG
This genomic interval carries:
- a CDS encoding YcxB family protein; this translates as MVEGQGAAQQQELPEQPQERSQEHGGDAVELEYRPVVGDFRSALKARGGVSRSARIQRRMFALVGFCAVMGIVATLISRETPDFTLVWLLLCALLVSFMPRLLARQFQRLGERQGTFRVTVTDAGVTVATDNSSTALTWGAQPRYRETEDVFVMLSPDKNASCFTVLPKRAVRTPEDVDRLRAILDRHLTRV
- a CDS encoding Fur family transcriptional regulator, yielding MTTAGSPVRGRSTRQRAAVAAALDEVTEFRSAQELHDMLKHKGDSVGLTTVYRTLQSLADAGEVDVLRTSEGESVYRRCSSGEHHHHLVCRVCGKAVEVEGPAVEKWAEAIAAEHGYVNVAHTVEIFGTCAECAAAKG
- a CDS encoding metal ABC transporter permease, giving the protein MDILDYAFMQRALLAAVLVGVIAPAVGIYLVQRRQALMGDGIGHVAMTGVGLGFLLNTSPVWMATAVSVLGAVLMELIRWYGKTRGDIALAMLFYGGMAGGVMFINLAPGGSNANLTSYLFGSLSTVSESDVTAICLLGAFVLLVTLGLRRQLFAVSQDEEFARVTGLPVRALNLLTAVTAAVTVTVAMRVVGLLLVSALMVVPVAAAQQLTRSFAATFAGAVAIGVSVTIGGTVTSFYQDVPPGSTIVLLTIAAFIALTALASPLARRRARAASAARTAAQPGQDPTECAIPATRGPESTVGV
- a CDS encoding metal ABC transporter ATP-binding protein produces the protein MEDVVNESVVSLRGVRAELGSRPVLRGIDLTVRRGEVVALLGANGSGKSTAVRSVIGQVAVSAGEIEIFGVPRRRFRDWHRVGYVPQRTTAAGGVPATVTEIVASGRLSRARFGILRKADHAAVRRALELVGMADRAKDSVNALSGGQHQRVLIARALACEPELLIMDEPMAGVDLASQEVLAAALRDQVAQGTSVLLVLHELGPLEPLIDRAVVLRDGCVLHDGPPPRAVGQHALPGHDHVHPHAAHDAEPIRTGLLS
- a CDS encoding metal ABC transporter substrate-binding protein, producing MNVRRRLISGASAVAATALGLGALTACSGSASADAKSNGELDVVASFYPLQYLAEQIGGTHVNVTNLTRPGQEPHDLEISARETARLQDADVVLYLKNLQPAVDDAVAQSGVRTKIDAASLTTLEKHGNEVGGHAAAHDHSEGEESGATDPHVWLDPVRFGQVAEGVSAALEKADPKHAADYAKNMAALRKKFTTLDTEFRDGLAHTRTRTFITTHAAFGYLAERYGLTEEAVNGLDPESEPSANRVKGLENLAKADGVTTVFYETLVSDRTAGTIARDIGLRTDVLDPLEGITGKSRGSDYMQVMRSNLKALQTALGTK
- a CDS encoding glycine--tRNA ligase is translated as MAADKIDTIVSLSKRRGFVFPSSEIYGGQRAAWDYGPLGVELKENIKRQWWRYMVTSREDVVGIDSSVILATETWVASGHVATFSDPLTECTSCHKRYRADHLEEAYEAKHHRLPENGLADINCPNCGNKGMFTEPKQFSGLLSTHLGPTQDTGSVAYLRPETAQGIFTNFAQVQTTSRRKPPFGIAQMGKSFRNEITPGNFIFRTREFEQMEMEFFVKPGEDEKWQEYWMEQRWNWYTGLGLRAENMRWFEHPQEKLSHYSKRTADIEYRFQFGGNEWGELEGVANRTDYDLGAHSKASGQDLSYFDQEAGERWTPYVIEPAAGVGRAMLAFLLDAYVEDEAPNAKGKMEKRTVLRLDPRLAPVKVAVLPLSRNPELSPKAKGLATALRQNWNIDFDDAGAIGRRYRRQDEIGTPFCVTVDFDTLDDNAVTVRERDSMKQERVSLDQIEGYLASRLVGC